Sequence from the bacterium genome:
AATCAAATGTTCGATAGATCAAGTGAGGAAGTCTGACGCTTAATGTGAATCGAAAGGAGGAAGAAGCGCATTTGTGACGGAACTTGCCGTCGCGAAGTTCGTGACGGGACGCAGTATCTGCTTGGGGGAATCCTCGCGTGGCTATTTGGATCGGTGTGGTTCTTCTGGCCGCTTCTGGCCTGCTATCCGTGATGCTCGTAGGCCACCTCTTTACTCCTTCCACCATATTCCTCGCGATATGGACGGGTATGTTTGGTTTCGTGCTGATCGACGAGACAGTGTATCGGTTCTTCTCGTCTCAGGTGAGCGGTTATGCATATCTCCTCCACGGTCTGAGCTTTCTCGCGTTCATTGTGGGTTCGGTGACGATTCTCTTAGCACACGCGATGGCACGGCGCCGTCAACACACGTCGCGTCGAGACGACGTGGGTCCAAGCAGTCTCCTTGCGCTCGCGACGTGGCAGGTCCTCGCTCTTCTTGGGCTTGTGGGATTCAAATTGGTGCTCGTCCATGCTCGGTATGGCAATGTTCTCGCTAGTCTCGGGGCGATTCGGGCCGACTTTATCGCCGGCCGCGTTGCGTTTCCCGCGTGGTCCGATCTGACGACCGTGTTCGCAAACTTGGCGATTCTCAATCTTGCTGTTCTCATGGCCTACAAGAGGACGCCCCTCGCGACGGCGCTGGCCGCAACCACGATTGTTGCGGCGTTCCTCGATGATCTATCGACCGCCGACAAGGGCGGACTCCGCCTGATCATCCTCCTGGTTCTCGGGACATACTACGCGGCAAGCATTGGGCGTCAGGCGAGATGGAACGGAAAGGTCATCATCACGTGGTCCGTTGTGGTCCTTGCCACGGTGGCTCTGTTCTCGTTCATCACATCGTGGCGAAGCGGCAGCAGGTCGATTGCGGACGTTACCTACCAACACTTCTACGGCGATATCGTCGGCAATCTCGTTTCGTCGAGCTGGTTTGTGGAACGCCCCTTGCCGAGCACCGTGCCGGGCGAAAACAGTTTTCATGGACTCTACACGCTGGTGGGAGGCATCACGGACCACCTGTTTGGACAGTCGGTCTACGCGAGCGGCTACTCAAGCACCGACCCCGCATACTACGCGAACATCGTTGAACGTGGCGTGTACAACACGACGGACTATGTAGCTTATCTGTACTCCGATTTCGGAATCGTGGGTCTGATCCTTGCGAGCTACGTGTGGGGGGTCGTCGCGACGAGGGCGTTCGTGCGTGCGATCCAACGGAAGCGCATCGTCGACATCCAAGCGCTGGCCCTGATCACCGTGGGCATCGTGGTCTCCGTCAGGGGATTCTACTATGGCGCCGCGGGATTTTGGCTGACGCTGCTGTGCGTGTACGCTCGGGGGTGGTTCTCGACGATGTTGCGGGACCATAGGCGAGCTGGTACGACGGTCCGCTCGGGCTGATTGATTGCGGGAGGGAGCCGATGGATATTGAAGGGTTCGTCGACGTTCTCGTCAAGCGATGGCCTGTCGGCGTGGCGGTTGCTCTTGCGTCGGTCGTGATCGGTGCCC
This genomic interval carries:
- a CDS encoding O-antigen polymerase → MAIWIGVVLLAASGLLSVMLVGHLFTPSTIFLAIWTGMFGFVLIDETVYRFFSSQVSGYAYLLHGLSFLAFIVGSVTILLAHAMARRRQHTSRRDDVGPSSLLALATWQVLALLGLVGFKLVLVHARYGNVLASLGAIRADFIAGRVAFPAWSDLTTVFANLAILNLAVLMAYKRTPLATALAATTIVAAFLDDLSTADKGGLRLIILLVLGTYYAASIGRQARWNGKVIITWSVVVLATVALFSFITSWRSGSRSIADVTYQHFYGDIVGNLVSSSWFVERPLPSTVPGENSFHGLYTLVGGITDHLFGQSVYASGYSSTDPAYYANIVERGVYNTTDYVAYLYSDFGIVGLILASYVWGVVATRAFVRAIQRKRIVDIQALALITVGIVVSVRGFYYGAAGFWLTLLCVYARGWFSTMLRDHRRAGTTVRSG